From one Rhodanobacteraceae bacterium genomic stretch:
- a CDS encoding diguanylate cyclase has translation MQLDPRTLALYTTAISLLLAALAHLYGRKRRVYPGYGWWVASLLLFGLAISTIGLRGLVPDWLARLGPAAVGLSAVLAISEGQWRFVGHDKRPRGPWVLALLTMIAVALAGELTSAQWQRAAGAIGVGLVALTVAWQFAGRWPHGLRGAGRACALLLALFATVRIVRGSQFIYAGPEFDVLAPQAISILSYTANAMFVTLWGFGFIFLCAARMEAELAESRASLHELARKDPLTGLLNRRAFFADASGELTRARRYRTPLALLMIDIDRFKSVNDDHGHPAGDRLLCEIGRRLQAELRTSDLLGRIGGEEFAVLLVQTPEAQALQIAERLRLAVAQTGIESEGARIARTASLGVAVGAELPASIEDFMRTADQALYRAKHAGGDSVERSATTPG, from the coding sequence TTGCAGCTCGATCCGCGCACGCTTGCCCTGTACACCACCGCCATCAGCCTGCTGCTGGCTGCGCTCGCGCATCTCTACGGGCGCAAGCGGCGGGTGTATCCGGGCTACGGTTGGTGGGTGGCTTCGCTGCTGCTGTTCGGCCTGGCGATCTCGACCATCGGCCTGCGCGGGCTGGTGCCCGACTGGCTGGCGCGGCTGGGTCCGGCGGCGGTGGGCCTGAGCGCGGTGCTGGCCATCTCCGAGGGTCAATGGCGCTTCGTCGGGCACGACAAACGGCCGCGAGGCCCTTGGGTGCTTGCGTTGCTGACGATGATCGCCGTCGCGCTCGCCGGCGAACTGACCTCAGCGCAATGGCAGCGCGCGGCGGGCGCCATCGGGGTCGGTCTGGTCGCGCTGACAGTCGCCTGGCAATTTGCCGGCCGTTGGCCGCACGGGCTGCGCGGCGCCGGGCGTGCCTGCGCGCTGCTGCTCGCGCTGTTCGCCACGGTGCGCATCGTCCGTGGCAGTCAGTTCATCTACGCCGGGCCCGAATTCGACGTGCTCGCGCCCCAGGCGATCTCGATCCTGAGCTACACCGCCAATGCGATGTTCGTCACGCTCTGGGGTTTCGGCTTCATCTTCCTTTGCGCCGCGCGGATGGAAGCCGAACTCGCCGAGTCGCGCGCCAGCCTGCACGAGTTGGCGCGCAAGGACCCACTGACCGGATTGCTCAACCGGCGCGCTTTTTTCGCGGATGCCAGCGGCGAACTCACCCGCGCGCGCCGCTATCGCACCCCGCTGGCGCTGCTGATGATCGACATCGACCGTTTCAAGTCGGTCAATGACGACCACGGACACCCGGCCGGCGATCGCCTGCTTTGCGAGATCGGCCGACGCCTGCAGGCGGAACTGCGCACCAGCGACCTGCTCGGGCGTATCGGCGGCGAGGAGTTCGCGGTGCTGCTGGTGCAGACGCCGGAGGCGCAGGCGCTGCAGATCGCCGAACGCCTGCGCCTGGCGGTGGCACAGACCGGGATCGAGTCCGAGGGCGCCCGCATCGCGCGCACCGCCTCGCTCGGCGTCGCCGTCGGCGCCGAACTGCCCGCGTCCATCGAGGACTTCATGCGCACCGCGGACCAGGCCCTGTACCGCGCGAAGCACGCCGGCGGCGACTCGGTCGAGCGTTCAGCCACTACCCCAGGTTGA
- a CDS encoding aldehyde dehydrogenase: protein MPHPDWHARAATQRIPHQAFIDGRHVDAASGETFDCISPIDGRVLAKVASCGPEDAERAVAVARRVFEKGSWSAQAPVQRKRVLQRFAALMHEHREELALLETLDMGKPIGDALKVDVSASVRCMNWTAEAIDKVYGEVAPTGPDELGLITREPLGVIAAIVPWNFPLLMACWKIAPALATGNSVVLKPSEKSPLTALRIAELAVEAGIPAGVLNVLPGFGKTAGEPLALHMDVDGLVFTGSTAVGKHLLGCAARSNMKRAYMECGGKSPNVVFADAPSLKQAAYAAASGIFYNQGEVCTAASRLLVERSVKDEFVAMVVEAGKSMHPRHPLDPDAPMGAMVDEGQMQRVLGYIEQGNAQGAKLRLGGARTLKETGGYYIEPTIFDEVRPEMTIACEEIFGPVLSVIGFDGEEEGLRIANDTPYGLAAGVWTRDINKAHRMARRLRAGSVWVNYWDGGDMTAPFGGYKQSGNGRDKSLHAFEKYTEVKATWINLG, encoded by the coding sequence ATGCCCCACCCCGACTGGCACGCCCGCGCCGCCACCCAGCGCATTCCCCACCAGGCTTTCATCGACGGCCGGCATGTGGATGCCGCCTCTGGCGAGACCTTCGACTGCATCAGCCCGATCGACGGGCGAGTGCTGGCAAAAGTGGCGTCTTGCGGGCCGGAGGATGCCGAGCGGGCGGTGGCGGTGGCGCGGCGGGTGTTCGAAAAGGGCAGTTGGTCGGCGCAGGCGCCGGTGCAGCGCAAGCGGGTGCTGCAGCGCTTCGCGGCGCTCATGCACGAGCACCGCGAGGAGCTGGCGCTGCTGGAAACGCTGGACATGGGCAAGCCGATCGGCGACGCGCTGAAGGTGGATGTGTCGGCTAGCGTGCGCTGCATGAACTGGACCGCCGAGGCCATCGACAAGGTCTACGGCGAGGTCGCACCCACAGGTCCGGATGAGCTGGGGCTGATCACGCGCGAGCCGCTGGGGGTGATCGCGGCCATCGTGCCGTGGAACTTCCCGCTGCTGATGGCCTGCTGGAAGATCGCCCCGGCGCTCGCCACCGGCAATTCGGTGGTGCTCAAGCCGTCGGAGAAATCGCCGCTGACCGCGCTGCGGATCGCTGAACTGGCCGTTGAGGCCGGCATCCCGGCGGGTGTGCTGAACGTGCTGCCGGGCTTCGGCAAGACCGCAGGCGAGCCGCTGGCGCTGCACATGGATGTCGATGGCCTGGTGTTCACCGGCTCCACCGCGGTGGGCAAGCATTTGCTCGGCTGCGCCGCGCGCTCGAACATGAAGCGTGCGTACATGGAATGCGGCGGCAAGAGCCCCAACGTGGTGTTCGCCGATGCGCCGAGCCTGAAGCAGGCGGCCTACGCGGCGGCCTCCGGCATTTTCTACAACCAGGGCGAAGTGTGCACCGCGGCCTCGCGCCTGCTGGTGGAGCGCAGCGTCAAGGACGAGTTCGTGGCGATGGTGGTGGAGGCCGGCAAGAGCATGCACCCGCGCCACCCGCTGGACCCGGATGCGCCGATGGGCGCGATGGTGGACGAAGGCCAGATGCAGCGCGTGCTCGGCTACATCGAACAGGGCAACGCGCAGGGCGCGAAGCTGCGCCTCGGCGGCGCGCGCACGCTGAAGGAGACCGGCGGCTACTACATCGAGCCGACCATCTTCGACGAGGTGCGCCCGGAGATGACCATTGCCTGCGAGGAGATCTTCGGGCCGGTGCTGTCGGTGATCGGCTTCGACGGCGAGGAAGAGGGCCTCCGGATCGCCAACGACACCCCGTACGGCCTGGCCGCGGGTGTGTGGACCCGCGACATCAACAAGGCCCACCGCATGGCGCGCCGCCTGCGCGCCGGCAGCGTGTGGGTCAATTACTGGGACGGCGGCGACATGACCGCGCCCTTCGGCGGCTACAAGCAGTCCGGCAACGGCCGCGACAAGTCGCTGCACGCTTTCGAGAAGTACACCGAGGTCAAGGCCACCTGGATCAACCTGGGGTAG
- a CDS encoding cupin domain-containing protein, which translates to MDIGLRLQGVRKRKGLSQRELAKRVGVTNSTISLIEQNKVSPSISSLKKVLDGIPITLAEFFTPDDSEAEDSPFFRADQLPDLGNNGIHYFLVGRHDRRRRQMCILRELMPAGSDTGEEMLSHDGEEGGVVISGRVEVTVGNDVRVLGPGDAYYFESKLPHRFRNVGDGEAVLVSASTPPTF; encoded by the coding sequence ATGGACATCGGACTCCGACTGCAAGGCGTGCGCAAGCGCAAGGGACTCTCCCAGCGCGAACTGGCCAAGCGTGTCGGTGTCACCAACAGCACCATCTCGCTGATCGAGCAGAACAAGGTCAGCCCGTCGATCTCCTCGCTGAAGAAGGTGCTCGACGGCATCCCGATCACGCTCGCGGAGTTCTTCACTCCGGACGACAGCGAGGCCGAGGACAGCCCATTCTTCCGCGCCGACCAGTTGCCGGACCTCGGCAACAACGGCATCCATTACTTCCTCGTGGGCCGCCACGACCGCCGCCGCCGCCAGATGTGCATCCTGCGCGAGCTGATGCCGGCGGGCAGCGACACCGGCGAGGAAATGCTGAGCCACGACGGCGAGGAGGGCGGCGTGGTCATCAGCGGCCGCGTCGAGGTGACCGTCGGCAACGACGTGCGCGTGCTCGGCCCCGGCGACGCGTACTACTTCGAGAGCAAACTGCCGCACCGCTTCCGCAATGTCGGCGACGGCGAGGCGGTGCTGGTCAGTGCGAGCACGCCGCCCACGTTCTAG
- a CDS encoding aspartate aminotransferase family protein, giving the protein MATDQQNASFAAHYSAEATSHPEHMDAFWMPFTANRQFKHRPRLLAGAEGMYYRSVDGREILDGTGGLWCCNAGHARRRIVDAVSQQIATMDFAPTFQMGHPLPFKVAERLAAIAPDPLKHVFFTNSGSESVDTALKIAIAYHRVRGEGQRTRLIGREKGYHGVGFGGISVGGLPNNRKFFGALLPGTDHLRHTLDLSRNAFSRGLPAHGVELAEDLERMVALHDASTIAAVIIEPISGSAGVVLPPEGYLKRIREICDKHGILLIFDEVITGFGRVGNAFAAQRFGVMPDMITTAKGLTNGSIPMGAVLASNAIHDAFMHGPEGAIELFHGYTYSGHPVACAAALATLDIYAEEKLFDQAIELGQYWEDALHSLKGLPNVIDIRNFGLIGAVELASRPGAVGARAFDVFSRCFHDKDLLIRTTGDVIALSPPLIIQRPHIDSLFQRLAEAIRETA; this is encoded by the coding sequence ATGGCCACGGATCAGCAGAACGCGAGCTTTGCCGCGCACTACAGCGCCGAGGCGACCAGCCATCCCGAGCACATGGATGCGTTCTGGATGCCGTTCACGGCCAATCGCCAGTTCAAGCACCGGCCGCGCCTGCTCGCCGGCGCCGAGGGCATGTACTACCGCTCGGTCGATGGCCGCGAGATCCTCGACGGTACCGGCGGCCTGTGGTGCTGCAACGCCGGCCATGCGCGCAGGCGGATCGTCGACGCGGTCAGCCAGCAGATCGCGACGATGGATTTCGCCCCGACCTTCCAGATGGGCCATCCGCTGCCCTTCAAGGTGGCCGAGCGCCTGGCCGCCATCGCGCCCGATCCGCTCAAGCATGTGTTCTTCACCAACTCGGGCTCCGAGTCGGTGGACACCGCGCTGAAGATCGCGATCGCCTACCACCGGGTGCGCGGCGAGGGCCAGCGCACGCGCCTGATCGGTCGCGAGAAGGGCTATCACGGGGTGGGTTTCGGCGGCATCAGCGTCGGCGGCCTGCCGAACAACCGCAAGTTCTTCGGTGCGCTGCTGCCGGGCACGGATCATTTGCGCCACACCCTGGACCTCTCGCGCAACGCCTTCAGCCGCGGCCTGCCGGCGCACGGGGTGGAACTGGCCGAGGACCTGGAGCGGATGGTCGCGCTGCATGACGCCAGCACCATCGCCGCGGTCATCATCGAGCCGATCTCCGGCTCCGCCGGCGTGGTGCTGCCGCCCGAGGGCTATCTCAAGCGCATCCGCGAGATCTGCGACAAGCACGGCATCCTGCTGATTTTCGACGAGGTCATCACCGGCTTCGGCCGCGTCGGCAATGCCTTCGCCGCGCAGCGTTTCGGGGTCATGCCGGACATGATCACCACCGCCAAGGGCCTGACCAACGGCTCGATCCCGATGGGCGCGGTGCTCGCCTCGAACGCGATCCACGACGCCTTCATGCACGGGCCCGAGGGCGCCATCGAGCTGTTCCACGGCTACACCTACTCCGGCCACCCGGTCGCTTGCGCCGCGGCGCTGGCCACGCTGGACATCTATGCCGAGGAAAAGCTGTTCGACCAGGCGATCGAGCTCGGCCAGTACTGGGAAGATGCGCTGCACAGCCTCAAGGGCCTGCCGAATGTCATCGACATCCGCAACTTCGGCCTGATCGGCGCGGTGGAGCTGGCCTCGCGCCCCGGCGCCGTCGGCGCGCGCGCCTTTGATGTGTTCTCCCGCTGCTTCCACGACAAGGACCTGTTGATCCGCACGACCGGCGACGTGATCGCGCTGTCGCCGCCGCTGATCATCCAGCGCCCGCACATAGACAGCCTGTTCCAACGGCTGGCGGAGGCGATCCGCGAGACGGCGTGA
- the speB gene encoding agmatinase → MSSPAHPKTTDLAFTRTSPYGSVAEPTYSGALSFLRRRYSKELAGVDVAVVGVPFDLATTNRPGTRLGPRAIRAASASLAWCAPYAWDVDPCEALNIIDWGDVYFDQGRPERIPAIIEAQFAEFAAAGVTTLALGGDHFISYPILRALHARHSEALSLIHFDAHSDTWADDEFRIDHGSMFFHAAREGLVDPACSIQLGMRTKNPETHGYQVLDARWLHREGIAATIAAIRARVGTRPCYLSFDVDFLDPAYAPGTGTPVVGGFNTHQALELIRGLAGINLIGMDVVEVSPPYDHAEITAFAGASVAQELLALYAARTP, encoded by the coding sequence ATGTCTTCACCAGCGCACCCGAAAACCACCGACCTCGCCTTCACCCGCACCAGTCCCTACGGCTCGGTCGCCGAGCCCACCTATTCCGGCGCGCTCAGCTTCCTGCGCCGGCGGTACAGCAAGGAGCTGGCCGGCGTTGATGTCGCGGTGGTCGGCGTCCCCTTCGACCTCGCCACCACCAACCGTCCCGGCACGCGCCTGGGGCCGCGGGCGATCCGCGCCGCCTCGGCCTCGCTTGCCTGGTGCGCTCCCTACGCCTGGGATGTCGATCCCTGCGAGGCGCTGAACATCATCGACTGGGGCGATGTCTACTTCGACCAGGGCCGGCCCGAGCGCATCCCGGCGATCATCGAGGCGCAGTTTGCCGAATTCGCCGCCGCTGGCGTGACCACCCTGGCGCTCGGCGGCGATCACTTCATCAGCTACCCGATCCTGCGCGCGCTGCACGCGCGGCACAGCGAGGCGCTGTCGCTGATCCACTTCGACGCGCACAGCGATACCTGGGCGGATGACGAATTCCGCATCGACCACGGCAGCATGTTCTTCCACGCCGCGCGCGAGGGGCTGGTCGACCCCGCCTGCTCGATCCAGCTCGGCATGCGCACGAAGAACCCGGAAACCCACGGCTACCAGGTGCTCGATGCCCGCTGGCTGCACCGCGAAGGCATCGCCGCGACCATCGCCGCGATCCGCGCGCGCGTCGGCACCCGCCCCTGCTACCTCAGCTTCGATGTCGACTTCCTCGATCCCGCCTATGCGCCCGGCACCGGCACCCCGGTGGTCGGCGGCTTCAACACCCACCAGGCGCTGGAACTGATCCGCGGCCTGGCGGGGATCAACCTGATCGGCATGGACGTAGTCGAAGTCTCGCCGCCCTACGACCACGCCGAGATCACCGCTTTCGCCGGCGCCAGCGTGGCGCAGGAACTGCTGGCGCTGTATGCCGCCCGCACCCCGTAG
- a CDS encoding patatin-like phospholipase family protein, with product MALDDGKTVGLALSGGGFRATLFGLGTLTRLNEAGLLGRLDLVTSVSGGSILAGILAQHWQALDWQDGRAANFDAVVARDVLAFCNRTIDIGAGLKGLVNPFKSAGRYLTDCYDRHQFGGLSLKAIPPAATPGQPTFVFYATSLQTGRNFRFRQDYIADWKLGLNRHAELPLSLAVAASSAFPPIFSPVVIKTHPRDWSGGEPGPERDAMRGRLVLSDGGVYDNLGLEALQQGKLDYALVSDAGAPFELDTRPARGPLQMARVRDILIDQTRALRKRMLVREFASRRQKGAYWGIDTLIGSYKDPQALLKDSAETAALARVPTRLAAFDPDIQQRLIRWGHALADVGLRRAGLLPT from the coding sequence ATGGCGCTCGACGACGGGAAGACCGTGGGCCTGGCGCTCTCCGGCGGCGGCTTCCGGGCCACCCTGTTTGGCCTGGGCACGCTGACGCGCCTGAATGAGGCCGGCTTGCTCGGGCGGCTGGACCTGGTCACCAGCGTCTCAGGCGGCTCGATCCTGGCCGGGATCCTCGCGCAGCACTGGCAGGCGCTCGACTGGCAGGACGGGCGCGCCGCCAATTTCGACGCGGTGGTGGCGCGCGATGTGCTGGCCTTCTGCAACCGCACCATCGACATCGGCGCCGGCCTCAAGGGCCTGGTCAACCCGTTCAAGTCGGCCGGCCGGTACCTCACCGACTGCTATGACCGCCATCAGTTCGGCGGTTTGTCGCTGAAAGCCATCCCGCCGGCCGCCACCCCCGGCCAGCCCACCTTCGTGTTCTATGCCACCAGCCTGCAGACCGGGCGCAACTTCCGCTTCCGCCAGGATTACATCGCCGACTGGAAACTCGGCCTCAATCGCCATGCCGAGTTGCCGCTCTCGCTGGCCGTCGCTGCGTCCAGCGCGTTTCCGCCGATCTTCTCGCCAGTGGTCATCAAGACCCATCCGCGCGACTGGTCCGGCGGCGAGCCGGGCCCCGAGCGCGATGCGATGCGCGGCCGGCTGGTACTGAGCGATGGCGGCGTCTACGACAACCTGGGGCTGGAGGCGCTGCAACAGGGCAAGCTCGACTACGCCCTGGTCAGCGACGCCGGCGCGCCTTTCGAACTCGACACCCGCCCTGCCCGCGGCCCGTTGCAGATGGCCCGCGTGCGCGACATCCTGATCGACCAGACGCGCGCGCTACGGAAACGCATGCTGGTGCGCGAGTTCGCCAGCCGCCGGCAGAAGGGCGCCTACTGGGGCATCGATACCCTGATCGGCAGCTACAAGGACCCGCAGGCGCTGCTCAAGGACAGCGCCGAGACCGCGGCGCTGGCGCGCGTACCCACCCGCCTGGCCGCCTTCGATCCGGACATCCAGCAGCGCCTGATCCGCTGGGGCCACGCGCTGGCCGATGTGGGCTTGCGCCGGGCTGGGCTGCTCCCGACGTAG
- a CDS encoding CSLREA domain-containing protein: protein MRILLLLALIAAESHAATFTVTSTADTSGSSCGATCTLRQALTAAANNAGADTVAFNIPGAGPHRIVIASTLPSANNVTVNGYTQPGAAANTDPLASNAVLRIIIDAGGLPAANIAISLTGGGVLRGVSFIAPPSNVGVDVGTGSVSGCWFNVEPDGVTTALNGAPLRLAASQTATVGGATPADRNVFAASGAATSTIIAGNTGTHVVQGNLFGLRPDGQTPGSINQVVSSAAISAGQQLIDNTIACTQSIAVQNFGAVISGNRIGTTVTGANPGCTTGRLSTASGQRFTGNTFGYYTSTPVSLASSLSGVVFRGNRIVDVNAVPFDLNANGVTLNDPDDNDTGANGLQNYPVITTARIVSANELELSGTLDSAPNTSYALDFYAADEISRAAFGFFAFADGERVATSSITVTTDANGLASFGPVTLTFDSSGPMGVVSGTATRLDAGSNPVETSEYGEARATYTAGSGDLVVSNTNAGGAGSFLRALLEAEARPDGAGRDRIVFAIPGAGPHTLSTGRSRSSSLPAGWRSTA from the coding sequence ATGCGCATCCTGCTGTTGCTGGCATTGATTGCGGCCGAGAGCCACGCGGCCACTTTCACGGTCACCTCGACGGCCGACACGAGCGGCTCCAGTTGCGGCGCCACCTGCACCCTGAGGCAGGCGCTGACGGCGGCGGCGAACAACGCCGGCGCGGATACGGTGGCCTTCAACATCCCGGGCGCCGGCCCGCACCGGATCGTCATCGCTTCCACGCTCCCCAGCGCCAACAACGTGACGGTGAACGGCTACACCCAGCCGGGCGCCGCGGCAAACACCGATCCGCTGGCCAGCAACGCGGTGCTGAGGATCATCATCGACGCGGGCGGTCTGCCGGCCGCCAATATCGCGATCAGCCTCACCGGAGGGGGAGTGCTGCGCGGCGTGTCGTTCATCGCGCCACCGTCCAACGTGGGCGTGGACGTCGGCACCGGCAGCGTGAGCGGCTGCTGGTTCAATGTGGAGCCCGATGGCGTGACCACCGCTTTGAATGGCGCCCCGCTGCGCCTGGCGGCGAGCCAGACGGCCACGGTGGGCGGCGCAACCCCGGCCGATCGCAACGTGTTCGCCGCGTCGGGAGCAGCCACCAGCACGATCATCGCCGGCAACACAGGTACCCACGTCGTGCAGGGCAATCTCTTCGGTCTGCGTCCGGATGGCCAGACACCGGGCTCAATCAACCAGGTTGTGTCGAGCGCAGCCATCAGCGCTGGGCAACAGCTGATCGACAACACCATCGCGTGTACCCAGTCCATTGCCGTGCAGAACTTCGGCGCCGTCATCAGCGGCAACCGGATCGGCACCACGGTGACCGGTGCAAACCCGGGCTGCACCACCGGACGGCTCAGCACCGCCAGCGGACAGCGCTTCACCGGCAACACCTTTGGCTACTACACCAGCACGCCGGTCAGCCTTGCGAGCAGTCTGAGCGGCGTGGTGTTCCGCGGCAACCGGATCGTCGATGTCAACGCGGTGCCCTTCGACCTCAACGCCAACGGCGTCACCCTGAACGATCCGGACGACAACGACACCGGCGCGAACGGCCTGCAGAACTATCCGGTCATCACCACTGCGCGCATCGTCAGCGCGAACGAGTTGGAACTCTCGGGCACGCTCGACAGCGCACCCAACACCAGCTACGCGCTGGACTTCTACGCCGCGGACGAGATCTCGCGCGCCGCGTTCGGCTTTTTCGCCTTTGCCGACGGCGAGCGCGTGGCCACCTCCAGCATCACCGTCACCACCGATGCCAACGGCCTGGCGAGCTTCGGGCCGGTCACGCTGACCTTCGACAGCAGCGGGCCCATGGGAGTGGTCAGCGGCACCGCCACGCGGTTGGACGCCGGCAGCAATCCGGTGGAGACCAGCGAGTACGGCGAAGCCAGGGCCACCTATACCGCCGGCAGCGGCGACCTGGTGGTGAGCAACACCAACGCCGGCGGCGCCGGGTCCTTCCTGCGCGCGCTGCTGGAGGCGGAAGCGAGGCCGGACGGCGCTGGGCGGGATCGGATCGTCTTCGCCATCCCCGGTGCCGGTCCACACACGCTTTCCACGGGGCGCTCACGCAGTTCCTCTTTACCGGCCGGGTGGAGATCGACGGCTTGA